A stretch of the Aegilops tauschii subsp. strangulata cultivar AL8/78 chromosome 4, Aet v6.0, whole genome shotgun sequence genome encodes the following:
- the LOC109785940 gene encoding uncharacterized protein has product MSTNGSSPRVRDTESSLEKVKRQLSTGSGRYLLQGPLLKRSETLRKWNERWIILDPTSGKMEYKLRRNETAVKGTIIFDASSTITLSPVNFQGMPKYDGCCFYIGTPQKKDYFLCAETPGAAKAWVSTLHATQLVLQAHKEAVNSLAGNGSPSTLGTVATAVANANATALEAMKEIDAALKVSMRAALGLGTNNSNVGQLDDLTIMKETLRVKDEELQHLAKDIRARDATIQEIAEKLTETAEAAEAAASAAHTIDEQRRLLCSEIERLKKAMETQMEQSMLKLRQSEEKVISLSKENDQLLKERDAAFQEAYMWRTELGKAREQAVIQEAAIARAEEKVRVSEADAAVRIKEAAEKLHAAEKEKEELLALIGVLQSQVQREQSSTKQVCEERSESCSGADNSPPLTKHVDASDDDVDKACVSDSRSVLVSSESTEVQLAVDGVDIRPIGDPEWGGFQQPEALIADVREVSPEAEGSSLDIPVVNPAPANDHMQGGATHP; this is encoded by the exons atGTCCACCAACGGCAGCTCCCCG AGGGTCAGGGACACGGAGAGCAgcctggagaaggtgaagcggcaGCTGTCGACGGGATCCGGGAGGTACCTGCTGCAGGGCCCCCTGCTGAAGCGATCTGAGACG CTACGGAAATGGAACGAACGATGGATAATATTGGACCCAACATCTGGCAAGATGGAATACAA ACTTCGGAGGAATGAAACTGCCGTTAAGGGAACCATTATCTTTGATGCTTCAAGCACCATTACTTTGTCTCCTGTAAACTTTCA AGGCATGCCAAAGTATGACGGATGCTGTTTCT ACATTGGAACTCCTCAGAAAAAAGATTACTTTCTTTGCGCTGAAACTCCTGGTGCTGCCAAAGCTTGGGTATCTACATTGCa TGCAACTCAATTAGTACTACAAGCGCATAAAGAGGCAGTAAATTCTTTAGCTGGGAATGGCTCTCCTTCTACATTAGGCACGGTTGCTACTGCAGTTGCTAATGCTAATGCAACTGCTTTGGAGGCAATGAAGGAGATAGATGCAGCACTGAAGGTTTCAATGAGGGCAGCTCTTGGGTTGGGTACAAATAATTCGAATGTGGGTCAACTTGATGATTTAACTATCATGAAG GAGACTCTCCGAGTGAAAGATGAGGAGTTGCAGCATTTGGCTAAGGACATTCGTGCTCGTGACGCCACAATTCAGGAAATTGCAGAGAAGTTAACAGAGACCGCAGAGGCTGCAGAAGCAGCAGCTTCTGCAGCCCATACAATCGATGAACAGAGACGACTTCTATGTTCAGAGATTGAGCGTCTGAAAAAAGCAATGGAAACACAAATGGAACAATCCATGCTTAAG CTACGGCAATCTGAAGAGAAGGTAATTAGCCTGAGCAAAGAGAACGACCAGTTGCTGAAGGAAAGAGACGCCGCATTTCAGGAAGCATATATGTGGCGCACTGAACTAGGAAAAGCTAGAGAACAAGCGGTGATACAGGAAGCAGCAATTGCCCGAGCAGAGGAGAAGGTAAGGGTGTCTGAAGCGGATGCCGCGGTTCGGATAAAGGAAGCCGCTGAAAAGTTGCATGCTGccgagaaagaaaaagaagaacttCTAGCCCTTATTGGTGTTCTCCAATCACAAGTGCAGAG AGAACAAAGCAGCACGAAGCAGGTATGCGAAGAGAGATCCGAATCATGCTCTGGCGCCGACAACTCCCCTCCGCTGACAAAGCATGTCGACGCATCAGACGACGACGTGGACAAGGCGTGCGTGAGCGATTCGAGATCGGTCCTGGTCTCGAGCGAGAGCACGGAGGTCCAGCTGGCCGTGGACGGGGTGGACATCCGCCCCATCGGCGACCCGGAGTGGGGCGGCTTCCAGCAGCCGGAAGCGCTGATCGCCGACGTGCGGGAGGTCTCCCCGGAGGCGGAAGGCAGCAGCCTGGATATCCCGGTGGTCAACCCGGCACCGGCCAATGATCATATGCAGGGAGGGGCAACACATCCCTGA